From Vogesella sp. XCS3, the proteins below share one genomic window:
- the metE gene encoding 5-methyltetrahydropteroyltriglutamate--homocysteine S-methyltransferase, protein MSQVHLLGFPRIGAKRELKFLLEQYWRGDVSEQALQQGARELRQRHWLLQKGAGVDLSPVGDFSLYDHVLDAQILVGAIPPRFGFDAANLSQAQYFELARGNASQHALEMTKWFDTNYHYLVPEWHANTPFAANPAPLLAQVAEAQALGLKAKPVLVGPLTLLWLGKCKGADFDRLSLLPALLRSYQALLGALNDAKVDWVQLDEPILALDLPAEWLAAFHITYQTLAATPLKLLLATYFGSVAEHADLLHSLPLAGVHLDLVRAPEQLATLLQGWPQGRVLSAGLIDGRNIWRNNLSATLASAAKLRELLGDQLWLAPSCSLLHTPVDLAQEVQLDVDLKSWLAFSVQKLNELKLLKRGLQQGQDSISNELAASDFASQQRRQHPRIHRADVAERVASLPANSDRRHSPYPVRAAAQAAWLKLPLLPTTTIGSFPQTAEIRSARAAFKRGELDAAAYQQAMKAEIELVIRKQEALDIDVLVHGEAERNDMVEYFGEQLAGFAFTEYGWVQSYGSRCVKPPLIFGDVARPQAMTVAWSVYAQSLTPRPVKGMLTGPVTILQWSFVRDDLPRSEVCRQIALAINDEVLDLENAGIKVIQIDEPAVREGLPLKRADWDAYLAWAGEAFRLSCARVDDSTQIHTHMCYSEFGDILPAIAALDADVITIETSRSDMELLRDFASFAYPNEIGPGVYDIHSPRIPAEHELEKLLNKALDVIPAQRLWVNPDCGLKTRGWPEAEAALQRMVTVTQRLRSKLATTV, encoded by the coding sequence ATGAGCCAAGTTCATCTTTTAGGTTTTCCCCGCATCGGCGCCAAGCGCGAACTGAAATTCCTGCTGGAGCAATACTGGCGTGGCGACGTCAGCGAGCAAGCGCTACAGCAAGGCGCACGCGAATTGCGCCAGCGCCACTGGCTGCTGCAAAAAGGCGCCGGCGTCGACCTGAGCCCGGTAGGCGACTTCTCCTTGTACGACCACGTACTGGATGCGCAAATTCTGGTTGGCGCTATCCCGCCGCGCTTCGGCTTCGATGCGGCCAACCTCAGCCAGGCACAGTACTTTGAGCTAGCACGCGGTAATGCCAGCCAGCATGCGCTGGAAATGACCAAGTGGTTCGATACCAACTACCACTACCTGGTACCGGAGTGGCACGCCAATACCCCCTTTGCGGCCAACCCCGCCCCGTTGCTGGCACAAGTAGCCGAAGCGCAGGCGCTGGGCCTGAAAGCCAAGCCGGTGCTGGTCGGCCCGCTTACCCTGCTGTGGCTGGGCAAGTGCAAAGGCGCCGACTTCGATCGCCTCAGCCTGCTGCCGGCCCTGCTGCGCAGCTACCAGGCGCTGCTGGGCGCGCTGAACGACGCGAAAGTGGACTGGGTGCAGCTGGACGAACCCATCCTGGCGCTGGACCTACCGGCCGAATGGCTCGCCGCCTTCCACATCACCTATCAAACGCTGGCGGCGACGCCGCTCAAGCTGCTACTGGCCACCTACTTCGGCAGCGTGGCCGAGCATGCCGACCTGCTGCACAGCCTGCCACTAGCCGGCGTGCATCTGGACTTGGTGCGTGCACCGGAACAGCTGGCCACCCTGCTGCAAGGTTGGCCGCAAGGCCGCGTGCTGTCGGCAGGCCTGATTGATGGCCGCAATATCTGGCGCAATAACCTGTCCGCCACGCTGGCAAGTGCCGCCAAGCTGCGCGAACTGCTGGGCGATCAGCTATGGCTGGCCCCAAGCTGCAGCCTGCTGCATACCCCGGTAGATCTGGCGCAGGAAGTGCAGCTGGATGTAGACCTGAAGAGCTGGCTGGCGTTTTCAGTACAAAAGCTCAACGAACTCAAACTGCTCAAACGCGGCCTGCAGCAAGGGCAAGACAGCATCAGCAACGAGCTGGCCGCCAGCGACTTTGCCAGCCAGCAACGCCGCCAGCACCCGCGTATCCACCGTGCCGATGTCGCCGAACGCGTGGCCAGCTTGCCGGCAAACAGCGACCGCCGCCACAGCCCTTACCCGGTACGCGCCGCTGCCCAGGCCGCCTGGCTGAAGCTGCCGCTGCTACCTACCACCACCATTGGCTCGTTCCCGCAGACCGCCGAGATCCGCAGCGCACGTGCCGCCTTCAAACGCGGCGAGCTCGATGCCGCCGCTTACCAACAAGCCATGAAAGCCGAAATCGAGCTGGTGATCCGCAAGCAGGAGGCACTGGATATCGATGTGCTAGTGCACGGCGAAGCCGAGCGTAACGACATGGTGGAGTACTTTGGCGAACAGCTGGCAGGCTTTGCCTTTACCGAATACGGCTGGGTGCAAAGCTATGGCAGCCGCTGCGTGAAACCGCCGCTGATTTTTGGCGACGTCGCCCGCCCGCAAGCCATGACCGTGGCCTGGTCTGTGTACGCCCAAAGCCTGACCCCGCGCCCGGTGAAAGGTATGCTCACCGGCCCGGTAACCATCCTGCAGTGGAGCTTTGTCCGCGATGACCTGCCGCGCAGCGAGGTGTGCCGCCAGATTGCGCTCGCCATCAACGACGAAGTACTGGACCTGGAAAACGCCGGCATCAAAGTGATCCAGATCGACGAGCCAGCCGTGCGCGAAGGCCTGCCGCTAAAGCGTGCCGACTGGGATGCCTACCTGGCCTGGGCTGGCGAAGCGTTCCGCCTGTCGTGCGCCCGCGTCGATGACAGCACGCAGATTCACACCCATATGTGCTACTCGGAGTTTGGCGACATCCTGCCGGCCATCGCCGCACTGGACGCCGACGTGATTACCATAGAAACCTCGCGCTCGGACATGGAACTGCTGCGTGATTTTGCCAGCTTTGCCTACCCCAACGAAATCGGCCCCGGCGTGTACGACATCCACAGCCCGCGCATTCCAGCCGAACACGAACTGGAGAAACTGCTCAACAAGGCACTGGATGTAATCCCCGCGCAACGGCTGTGGGTCAACCCGGACTGCGGCCTGAAAACCCGCGGCTGGCCCGAAGCCGAAGCAGCACTGCAACGCATGGTGACCGTCACACAGCGCCTGCGCAGCAAACTGGCCACTACCGTATAG
- a CDS encoding ABC transporter substrate-binding protein: protein MGVNLVSRAIVLSTLACSAWVASAADAIVLSYSGNPDYPPYHWCRDNQGLTGASVEQLQLILPAKVKLRPQLYPWKRVLQRAENGQIDIVLPLRINAERARYLRFSQNPAFENPIAIFVRKGQNIPYQGWHSLKPYRGGISLGDIFGDGFDQYLAANLTVESAQDMASNFRKLELGRIDYFITGRYVGVAYLKQRQLANIIVDLPQPVSVSKIHIGFGKHVPDEVIKEIDKALRKMADNGASTALLKKWVNIYAESKDTGCF, encoded by the coding sequence ATGGGTGTTAACTTGGTGAGTCGTGCCATCGTACTGTCCACCCTGGCATGCTCTGCTTGGGTGGCAAGTGCGGCAGACGCTATAGTACTGAGCTACTCCGGCAATCCCGACTACCCTCCCTATCACTGGTGCCGCGACAATCAGGGCCTGACCGGTGCCAGCGTAGAACAGCTTCAACTGATCTTGCCTGCAAAGGTCAAACTACGCCCTCAACTTTACCCATGGAAGCGGGTGTTGCAACGTGCCGAAAATGGCCAAATAGACATTGTCCTGCCTTTGCGCATCAATGCCGAGCGCGCCCGCTATCTACGCTTCAGCCAAAATCCCGCTTTCGAAAACCCTATTGCCATTTTTGTCCGTAAAGGTCAAAACATACCCTATCAGGGCTGGCATAGCCTTAAACCCTATCGTGGCGGCATCAGCTTGGGTGACATTTTTGGCGATGGCTTTGACCAGTATCTGGCGGCCAACCTTACGGTAGAAAGTGCACAAGATATGGCGAGCAATTTCAGGAAACTCGAACTAGGCCGTATCGACTACTTCATCACCGGCAGGTATGTCGGTGTCGCTTATCTCAAGCAACGGCAACTCGCCAACATTATTGTGGATCTACCTCAACCGGTTTCGGTCAGTAAGATTCACATCGGTTTCGGTAAGCACGTACCTGACGAGGTGATCAAAGAAATAGACAAGGCCTTGAGAAAAATGGCCGATAACGGCGCCTCAACGGCATTGCTAAAAAAGTGGGTCAACATTTATGCAGAAAGCAAAGACACTGGCTGTTTCTGA